In Agarilytica rhodophyticola, the DNA window ATCATGCTGAAGGTATGGCTACCAAATCCATGCATATGACGATATGTCTCAGGTATACCTCTATCACTCATAACAATAGTAATTTGGTGAAGCGCCTCGGGTAACGATGTCCAAAAATCCCAGTTATTTTCAGCACTTCTCATATTCGTCCTAGGATCACGTTTTACAGCATGATTTAGATCGGGAAACTTGAGAGGATCTCTCAGAAAGAAAACGGGGGTATTATTACCCACTAAGTCCCAGTTACCTTCTTCAGTATAAAATTTTACAGCAAATCCTCTAATATCGCGCTCTGCATCAGCAGCACCACGCTCACCAGCAACCGTCGTAAACCGGGTAAACAACTCTGTTTTTTTACCTACTTCAGAGAAGATTTTAGCTCGCGTATAACACGTGATATCATGAGTGACGGTAAAAACACCATAAGCTCCAGAACCTTTAGCATGCATACGACGCTCAGGTATTACCTCCCGATCAAAATGCGCCAACTTTTCTAAAAACCACACATCTTCTAACAGTTGAGGCCCACGTGGACCAGCTGTTTTTACATTTTGATTATCTGCTACAGGACAGCCAGCAACAGTTGTTAACTTTTTTTTCATAATTCTAACCGTAGTTTTCTATATTAATAACAGCTAAAGTATCAAGTAAAACTCTTTGAGAGGATTATTTTTTTGAAATTAAAATATTATACGTTCAGCTTAAGTATCATGTTTCTTTTCCATTACTATTTCTTCCTATACTGCATTATATTGACAACCTATCAATCATATAAACTATTTGATGCTCATTAAAAAGCGCACTAGCTACTAACACATCAGCCAATGAATAGCATTGTAATTTTTGGTTTAGGCATTACGCGCTTCACAGTTTGTATCTTTTGATTTAGACAAAAAACCTTCCAAATCTATAAAATTATAGCATAAAAAATTTTACTAATTACTAGAGTAGTATCATTAAGCAGTGGCACATATTACAACCATTAAAAACTAAATACAATGAACCTTTACCAGGATATATTAATATCTTCTACACAATAACTTATAAATCTAGTGCAAAAACTACAGTGTGCCATTGAGGCTTTTTTCATTCGGGTGAGAAAAAGTAGTGTCAGTATTCATATGCCATTCTTTGTCGGCTTTCTCTATATCAATGGAACCATCGCTCTCTTTTGCAATACGGCCTGTTTTTATCGCTTTGCACACGGCAGTATCCCCCCCGATGGCGGGCATAGGTACGAATAGAGATTCCCATAGTCATGTTCCCTACATAAAAAATACATCACTCAAATGAAGAAAGAAAGCAAGTCATCGTGACTAAAAAAACAATAAAAAACCGCTTGATGTGTTCGGCAGGTGAAGGGTTAATGTCCCTACAAACATGCAATACAAAAGGCAAATATAATGATTAATTTTGACGAACCCAAAAGCCCCAAAGCAGCATTTACCGCTAAAAAAAATCAGATTAATAAGGCGCTACAACGCCTGCAGCAGCACAACGAAAATTTATTTAATGTTAATCAAGACAAGATACATTGGGGACATGTTACCGACATTACCGATTACGCCGAATTATTAAAGCACTTGACGGACAAAGTATTTAAAGAAGGCGAATACGCACCAGGAAACGCAGCTAAATACTAAATAAAAAGAATGAGTATAAACAACATCATAAGAGAGCGGCTACAACATGTAGCCCTTCATCGCCTCAAACTTACAAGTAAAAAATAAAGAGATATCTATCATGATAAAACTTACCAATACACAAACCACCATTTTATCTAACGCGGCGCAAAGAGAAACAGGCTCGATATATCCACTGCCGAACACTATCAATAAAGGCATCGAGTCGCGTGTTATTAGCAGCCTTATCAAAAAACAATTTATCGACGAGAAGAACGGTGACTACACTATTAACGCCAACGGATTTAAAGCCATTGGCCTTGCACCTAGGGAGAAAAGCAAAACGAGCAAGAATGATATTATTCTCCAGCTTGTGAGCGCCAAGGAAGGGGCAACGCTTGAGGCTTTATGCGAGGCTACCTCTTGGCAGAAACATAGCGTGAGGGGCGCTATAAGTACTTTAAAAACTAAGGGACACAAAATAGTCTCATCGAAAGATAAAGATGGATCGCGCACATACACATTAAAAAAAGACCCAACACCTTCGATAAGTTCAGGCCATTAAAATATCTAAATACTATAAAAATAGCGCTTCATTGACTTGACCTTGTCGGTAAGTGACGCCTGAATGGAACACAACACCCTGTAATTCGCCAAAGGAACTCCGATAATGACAGCAAAAAATTCAGAGGCAAAAGTAGATACAAACAAAGCTATGTTGCTAGTAAAAAATAAAAGTACTTATCACGCCGTTTATTGTTTTTATAACCACCATAATAATCATAAGGGTGGTCTGGGCGATATTTTACATCAGCACTACAACACACTAGATAGCATCTATCAACTTATTCAGGTTGGCAATATTCATACCCTATATGCCGACAGTATTCGCCTTTTTACGATTGGCCACAAAAACCACCACCCTGATACCACATATAAAGATATCGGCATTGCGCTGGACGAAGGTGTTAAAGCTAACGCCCATCATATTTATATCTATGCGAATGATCTCTGGCGGCACACGCCGCTTGCTATTTAGCGACGTTTTAAAAAATCACATCATTGACTTGATGTCATCGTCGAAGCGAGCGTTAATGTCTAGACCTAAACACGACACGTAACGGAGAAAAAAATGAGTACGCGATCCACAATAGCCTTAAAAAAAGGCGACGGTTATTACGCAATATATTGTCATCACGATGGCCATGATACTGGTTGTGGTGTAGGCCCGACATTAAGGGAGTATCATAATTCCTCTGAAGACGCGAACGCATTGATTGCCTTAGGCAGCTTATCGTATATAGAGAATAACGAGGTATATGCTTACCATCGGGATCACAATAACCCCTGGCACCGCTGCAAACCCCAATATGCTAACAGTATTGAGCAATTGATAATAGTAGCCGAGAGAAACGACGCTAACTTTCTTTATGTCTACGATGATAACCAATGGCAAACGCATAAACTCTATTAGCCACCTGTCAATAGCGCTTCATTCACTTGATCTACACCGTGAATGAAGCTTTCATCTCATAACACACACTAATGACACAAGGCACTCAGATGAAAAAACTCTTTGGCAAAGACACGCTTACTAAAAATGAAACACTACGGTTAAAAAAATTCACTGAAGACCTCGCAACAATCACCAAAAAATACGGCATTGTCTTAACGCTATGCGATACCGATAGCACCATTGAGATTACCTCCCCCAACAACCCAGAACTTACCTATATTGAATACGATAGTGAACCTAACGATGGCGGACTAACGCCAATCAACTGGAAATTTTCGTACATCGAATTAGAAATAGAATAAAAGTTTTTTAAGGATAATAGTAAAAGTCCGCATTCTTAATATGTGGGCTTTATTTTTAATAAAAGATATAAAATATATCCATCATTGACTTGATGTAGTCGCCAGAAAGAGCGTTAATGTCCCCACACAAAAACAACGCAGAGAACTATTAAAATGGCTGAATCACGATTAGATCTTGTTAAAAAAGTCATCGCTACGATTGATCCCGCCTGCCACCGACATTTTAATGAGTATAAAAGCTACTTCACCGATAAAGACCTAAAGGATATTTGTGAATCAAAGCAATATAACGATATTAATATGTATAAGGTACAAGCTAAGGCTGCATTAAGAAGCAATATTGGCGCTAAGGCAATCAAAACAGGATACATCGGTAGTATGGACAATTGGCAAACTGAAGCCCAAAACATACTGACTAAAAAAATAAAAACGGTACTTGAATCGCTTGATATCGACACACTCAACGCTATTGCTGATGGTCGTATCGATGTCCCTAGCATCGCTAAAGAAATTTAACCCTTAACTATAACTATCGATATTCGGGGGCTAATACTTAGCCTCCATTATGACATCATGAAAAATACACCATCACCACTTATCACTATGAAACTTAGTCATTATCAACTTGACTCTGTACACCTACAAAGTATTAATGCTTTCACACAAAATCCAGCGGAGAATACCATGACTATCGACACATACTCAGGCATAGACAACGACACTATAAAAAAATTACAAAAAGAACAATATTCGCAAGAAGAACAATTCAAAAAATTCACAGAAGAACTGACACGCTTATCCCAAAAATACGGCGTCATACTACACGTTACGGGTGGCGTCATGTTTGTGAATCCAGAAGCACCTTGTTTGCACCACCTTCAGTATTCGAGCGACGCCACGAGTGGCGATTTGGAGCCAATCAACGGGTACGATTAACCCAAGAATATGCCATATTATTCTCTAGAATAAATATTTAATCCGCGCATCGAATGAGAAATAAAAATATACGCATCAATGACTTGATGTAGTCGTCGGAACGAGCGTTAATGTCCCTACAGAAACACACATCAAGCGAGGAAATTAAAATGGGCACATGGGCATTACCTAAAACAAAAAAAATCGCAAACGAATTACAAGTATTGATGAAAAAGCCAATACCTTGTAACCAAGCGACTCATCACTTAGTCGACATTATCGGCGACGATGATTTATACGATCTTCTCGAAACATTGGAGGATGATTTTGATATACGCCCCATTATTCGAGACTTTTTAAGCGAAATCATCACACAGCGCATCGACTACAACAATAATGACTGGGATAAGGAAGCCCTCCGTATTTGCACACGGCTAACCTCACCCTAGAGGCTAAGCCGACGTTACCTCTAGGCTGTTAAAGGTAAGTGAATCCAACAGCCTCGTGGCTTCACCCCCTGAATATTCTTGCCAACGACGAATAATAACGTCCACATATTTAGGGTCAAGCTCTACTAGCCTTGCACGGCGGTTAGCTTTCTCACAGGCAATTAAGGTACTGCCAGAGCCACCAAACGGGTCTAATACAATATCCCGACTTTTACTGGAATTTCTAATCGCTTTCTCCACAAGCTCGACCGGCTTCATTGTGGGATGCAAGTCACTTTTATTGGGCTTATTAAAAAACCATAGATCGGTTTGATTTCTATCACCACACCAGAAGTGATCGCTACCCTGTTTCCAACCATAGAGAATCGATTCATATTGTCGCTGATAATCGGAATGGCCTAATGTAAAATGATTTTTCGCCCAAATAATAAATGTCGACCAACGGCCACCGGCATCACGAAATGCCTTTTGTAAGGTATCCAGTTCGCTGGAGGACATACAGATATAACACG includes these proteins:
- a CDS encoding DUF3489 domain-containing protein, producing the protein MIKLTNTQTTILSNAAQRETGSIYPLPNTINKGIESRVISSLIKKQFIDEKNGDYTINANGFKAIGLAPREKSKTSKNDIILQLVSAKEGATLEALCEATSWQKHSVRGAISTLKTKGHKIVSSKDKDGSRTYTLKKDPTPSISSGH